The proteins below are encoded in one region of Dehalococcoidia bacterium:
- a CDS encoding NYN domain-containing protein: MLQLKETEVADIREHGSALAVLIDADNANPAIVEGLLAEIAKLGFASVKRIYGDWTTPNLSQWKTALLEHSIQPIQQFAYTTGKNATDSAMIIDAMDLLYAGNFDGFCLVSSDSDFTRLASRIRESGKIVYGFGEQKTPRPFVTACDRFIYTEVFAASSTTEQSVKRKSRQELRQDTKLLNLLRSAIEAASDENGWSNLGPVGYNIIKQAPDFDPRNYGYTKLSDLLTAIALFKTERRENVVFVKNERPA; this comes from the coding sequence ATGTTGCAGCTAAAGGAGACCGAAGTGGCTGATATAAGAGAACACGGGTCTGCCCTGGCGGTGTTGATTGACGCAGATAATGCAAATCCCGCAATAGTCGAAGGGCTACTGGCGGAAATTGCAAAACTTGGATTTGCCAGTGTCAAGCGAATCTATGGAGACTGGACAACTCCCAATCTGAGTCAATGGAAAACAGCCTTGCTGGAGCACTCCATTCAACCGATCCAGCAATTTGCTTATACCACAGGGAAAAATGCCACCGACAGTGCTATGATCATCGACGCCATGGATTTGTTGTATGCAGGGAATTTTGATGGATTCTGCCTGGTATCCAGCGATAGCGATTTCACCCGCCTGGCCTCACGAATAAGAGAGTCAGGCAAAATTGTCTACGGTTTCGGTGAACAAAAAACACCACGACCTTTTGTCACCGCTTGTGATAGATTTATATATACCGAAGTTTTTGCTGCCTCTTCAACAACTGAGCAGTCGGTCAAAAGAAAATCGAGGCAGGAATTGCGACAAGACACGAAACTCCTCAACTTACTCAGATCTGCCATCGAAGCAGCATCTGACGAAAACGGATGGTCCAACCTGGGACCTGTAGGATATAACATCATCAAACAAGCCCCTGACTTTGATCCCAGAAACTACGGATATACCAAGCTCAGCGATCTGTTAACCGCGATAGCCCTCTTCAAAACTGAGCGGAGAGAGAATGTGGTTTTTGTCAAGAATGAACGCCCAGCATAG
- a CDS encoding nitronate monooxygenase, with protein sequence MNLTEGITRRWSEDNLLKGRLMFKTRVTEMLGIKYPIICGGMNMLSRAELVAAVSNAGGLGLLASANFETAEQLRQEIRKTKSLTDKPFGCNINMFPSVRPIPNREFIEVICEEGVKAVETSGQRSPEEYVPHLKEGKVIIIHKAATLRHALKGQESGADMIAIVGTENGGATGPEDVSTLVLLPILADAAKVPVIAGGGFADGRGLVAALALGAEGIVMGTRFVATKECPAHPKFKEWMLKSTERDTVVIMRSLQNTHRVLRSKAVEDIQKLEARGARLEELLPLISGAAYRRVFLDGELDAGMNSVGEAVGLVSDVPTVKELIDRIVSQAEAIIGQRLPPMAGLSRR encoded by the coding sequence ATGAACCTGACCGAGGGCATCACGCGCCGATGGTCGGAAGACAACTTACTGAAAGGAAGACTTATGTTCAAAACCAGGGTTACCGAAATGTTGGGGATAAAGTATCCCATTATCTGCGGTGGTATGAACATGTTATCCAGAGCTGAACTGGTAGCAGCCGTCTCCAATGCCGGCGGACTTGGACTCCTGGCCTCAGCCAACTTCGAAACAGCAGAGCAACTCCGGCAAGAGATCAGGAAAACGAAGAGTCTGACCGACAAACCTTTCGGATGCAATATCAACATGTTTCCCTCTGTGAGGCCCATTCCTAACAGAGAGTTCATAGAGGTTATCTGCGAGGAGGGAGTCAAAGCGGTGGAGACCTCCGGTCAGCGCTCCCCGGAAGAGTACGTGCCTCATCTCAAAGAAGGCAAAGTGATCATAATCCACAAGGCCGCCACATTAAGACATGCTCTCAAGGGGCAAGAGTCCGGAGCAGATATGATAGCAATCGTCGGTACGGAAAATGGCGGGGCGACCGGCCCGGAAGATGTCTCCACCCTGGTGCTTCTTCCGATTCTGGCTGACGCGGCCAAGGTGCCTGTTATTGCCGGGGGCGGGTTTGCTGATGGACGGGGACTTGTTGCCGCCTTAGCTTTGGGGGCTGAGGGAATCGTCATGGGGACTCGTTTTGTTGCCACGAAGGAATGCCCTGCCCATCCTAAATTCAAAGAATGGATGCTCAAATCTACTGAAAGAGACACCGTCGTCATAATGCGGTCTCTACAAAATACCCATAGAGTTTTAAGGAGCAAGGCTGTTGAAGATATCCAGAAACTTGAGGCGAGGGGGGCTCGCCTTGAAGAGTTGTTGCCTTTGATCAGCGGTGCAGCTTACAGGAGAGTTTTTCTGGACGGTGAGCTAGATGCTGGAATGAATAGCGTTGGCGAGGCTGTGGGGCTTGTCAGCGATGTCCCGACAGTAAAGGAATTGATCGATAGAATTGTCAGCCAGGCAGAAGCCATCATCGGCCAGCGCCTCCCTCCCATGGCAGGTTTGTCTCGCAGATAG
- a CDS encoding helix-turn-helix transcriptional regulator: MPKLEKLRLDRLLTQEQLAKLAGINRATVSRIELGAIKPRPLTIRKLAKALEVPPHEIEF; encoded by the coding sequence ATGCCTAAACTGGAAAAACTAAGACTGGATAGATTGCTCACTCAAGAACAACTGGCTAAACTCGCTGGCATTAACAGGGCCACTGTCTCACGGATTGAGCTGGGCGCAATCAAGCCGAGACCGTTGACCATCCGCAAGCTCGCAAAAGCCCTCGAAGTCCCGCCCCACGAAATCGAGTTCTAG